Proteins co-encoded in one Oligoflexus sp. genomic window:
- a CDS encoding M20/M25/M40 family metallo-hydrolase gives MRIVCALLMGVASGLAQAGPVEIVSRAVGLEDVDSHALLVTDQFFLKRADEARDQDFKDLYYLNLEDSRYDRFTLERFGRVTAFVPEVLAVLEIPPGNLEQAAAELHEERWSCGQLMRLFGDEVPVNFQAKSATPVIALAENVSALPSIHETVSPAAIQKTVQAMVDLGTRYGRSTKAGGVTDLLQKLYQELAADRKDITIERVAHSGYNQPSLVVRIQGQKFPDEIIVLGSHIDSIARGSDIAPGADDNASGTASHLEVFRNIITHNLRFDRTVEIHGYALEELGLIGSQDIAKRYVNGGKKVVAMMQNDMNMFKGAKEDMVWLVTNDSDPQLTSAMEGLLSAYQTVKVDKNRLTAGTSDHRSWNRQGIPVVFPTENPTNYNRKIHTPDDVIANSGAFTQSAEFVKLSLSFLAHYAGLVAAL, from the coding sequence ATGCGAATAGTTTGTGCGCTCCTTATGGGAGTGGCGTCCGGCCTGGCTCAGGCTGGTCCGGTCGAGATCGTGAGCCGTGCGGTGGGACTTGAGGATGTGGATAGCCACGCGCTGCTCGTGACCGATCAATTCTTTCTAAAAAGGGCGGACGAGGCTCGGGACCAGGATTTTAAAGACCTTTACTATCTGAATCTGGAAGACTCGCGCTACGATCGTTTCACGCTGGAGCGCTTCGGTCGCGTGACGGCGTTCGTACCCGAGGTGCTGGCCGTTTTGGAAATTCCACCCGGGAATCTGGAGCAGGCCGCAGCTGAACTTCATGAAGAACGCTGGTCCTGTGGGCAGCTTATGCGGCTCTTTGGGGATGAAGTCCCTGTGAACTTTCAGGCGAAAAGCGCAACACCCGTGATCGCTCTCGCCGAAAACGTCAGCGCCCTTCCTTCGATTCATGAAACAGTGAGCCCCGCCGCGATTCAAAAAACCGTGCAGGCGATGGTGGACCTCGGCACCCGCTATGGACGCAGCACCAAGGCCGGCGGCGTCACCGACCTTTTGCAGAAGCTTTACCAGGAGCTGGCCGCGGATCGCAAAGACATCACCATCGAGAGGGTCGCGCACAGCGGTTACAATCAACCGAGCCTCGTCGTCCGCATCCAGGGCCAGAAGTTCCCCGATGAAATCATCGTGCTCGGCAGCCACATAGATAGCATCGCCCGTGGCTCGGACATCGCACCGGGCGCTGATGATAACGCCAGCGGCACAGCTTCGCATCTTGAAGTCTTCCGCAATATCATCACGCACAATCTCCGTTTTGATCGGACCGTTGAGATTCACGGTTACGCTCTGGAAGAGCTGGGTTTGATCGGCAGTCAGGACATTGCCAAACGTTATGTGAATGGCGGCAAAAAAGTCGTGGCCATGATGCAGAACGATATGAACATGTTCAAAGGCGCGAAGGAGGATATGGTGTGGCTCGTGACCAACGACAGCGACCCGCAGCTGACGAGCGCCATGGAAGGTCTTTTATCGGCCTATCAAACGGTGAAGGTCGACAAGAACCGTTTGACCGCCGGCACCAGCGATCACAGGTCCTGGAATCGGCAGGGCATACCCGTGGTCTTTCCCACGGAAAATCCGACCAACTACAATCGCAAGATCCATACGCCCGATGATGTGATTGCCAACTCGGGAGCTTTCACGCAGTCCGCTGAATTCGTGAAACTCTCGCTCAGTTTCCTCGCCCATTATGCCGGCCTCGTAGCCGCGCTCTGA